A single region of the Lathamus discolor isolate bLatDis1 chromosome 13, bLatDis1.hap1, whole genome shotgun sequence genome encodes:
- the MYO15B gene encoding myosin XVB isoform X1, whose amino-acid sequence MDVGLLEIPAELAALLQVAEGQYRAQANQITEALSPEIKVKDDLSLPPTINSYPFSSFIKSYFQKTDFPPPGQPLQHPLTHLDPEYQESALEINKLILRFIGDRNLHRWQEVLLGNYIAGKGLNNVALRNEIFSQVVAQTWKNPDMECSQRAWVLMATLLSCFAPSPTLEKPLLKFVSDHGMEGYNAVCQRKILTAAQFTEADATVSRAYPPTQLEWIANQRKGKMVLDVHTFNEEKFSAEVESWMTGEQYAGWVLSARGCDKKSRGWSISMFTGNTWQDLLGCDFVLDLIGEMEEPSSPSQSSAEYPITRERDRSFLQNSDLALIPPAPGIQAPTFPPPSMPPEFNSLHPDPRFRDDLRTPVGLDHYVDDLFSTVLQQGSRSLDMENREILTGRMKGGGKIGPTQRGIFPSAGFSGVTQTPVYQPMPSMMGMPAAMPMMPAAAGIAPMPAIVMPQPVVPSVDPNQLAAQQQAFINQQAMLMAQQMTLQAMSISQQQQQQQQWRQSLEKSRPRISSSPQAQAPDPASAPAPATFPKPKKPPSSQNAAPPPKAPEPPAKAEELVCDYMEDQFSSSEDDDYPRETFQQKRDYFQKMGEQQIRVKKVSPSKTWTPPANPQPKQKEKEEEQEKRKEEKPGPKTEAEPKPKIQTPKVKKEPPVVKASGRELRPAPSREIRNIIRMYQSRPAPEPQPIEPVRRVSKPFMKKNDPKNEALAKLGMMNLPSPKSPSPLPQEKRPPPPPKPKPGSASSSIKEKQLPLLSVFSQGSTPPGSQAPPAPPLPPPLPSPLLPENPGWQESTGKNSAVTVSEDDGIKTQLYKLTSSVSFSYVKPAWKIFLRKEVFYPKENFSHPYCLNLLCEQIIRDTFSDSCFRISREEKRKMKDLLMEFQVGNDVQSIQEDGIKKRIVLAARDNWANYFSRLFPVHGENGSDVQILGVSHRGIRLLKLMKAAGYNPEHLKILCSYCFADVMSVELKGSNTLVFSLKTEQLFLHSPKAAHIKALVEQFMQELRQDTNYVIALRSYIVDDKSLLSFKKGDLIELLPMQGMEPGWQFGSTGGRCGIFPTSLVQLAAAPDYLSTSMDRHGGLWKSMKYSSESRNTSRESSAPSLASEPDSIMLVAAGDRYTMLDFATTYFREAQSMQGLKGMAAEKKSITDLVQHTKVPIQESLLQYSDRELSELAAKNFKTLMRFMGDQAKLKNQNEVECIYEILQLCKEKESLHDEVYCQAIKQVTHNPNQESVLRGWLLLNLLTGYFLPSNILMPYAMKFLQLASSDPSSTHHEIAKICQSNLRKNFMYGGRRHLPFPVEMEALLKGRGARRLVVLLPGGVEYLTRIKTFTVAKELLQEICEQMGAGEQEEIQEFVLFASRSDNNNLDKMVRPIRLEEYLHDYLLEDSLVTVTLRRLLWRTPLHFENNIYTDVHYGQMQWDYLNGRMLLSCSKEMEMQVGILTMLQHWAKPEQQNSVLSREELKEYTPKTLQSYISPEVLQNQVDMLLRTRQPLPPVDAKIQFIEHVMKLPFFGYTIYFVERVSDDTISVPCFFGVNKEEIIVVDKTSQAVSCVIPLKELQKMRTLRPLSDGGLPGLELNYGSAASPKTMWLELSQAKEMYHTIVVILDKTELHHYSLRGE is encoded by the exons ATG GATGTGGGGCTTCTGGAGATCCCTGCAGAGCTTGCTGCCCTCCTGCAGGTAGCTGAAG GTCAGTACCGAGCACAAGCCAACCAGATAACTGAGGCATTGTCTCCTGAAATCAAGGTCAAAGATGATCTTTCTCTCCCACCAACCATCAACAGCtatcctttctcctccttcattAAGTCATACTTCCAG aAGACAGATTTCCCACCCCCTggccagcccctgcagcaccccttAACCCATCTGGATCCTGAGTATCAGGAGAGTGCGCTTGAGATCAACAAACTG ATTTTGCGGTTCATTGGTGACAGGAATCTCCATCGCTGGCAGGAGGTGCTTCTGGGCAACTACATTGCTGGGAAAGGTTTGAATAATGTGGCTCTGCGCAATGAAATCTTCAGTCAGGTGGTTGCCCAGACATGGAAAAACCCAGACATGGAGTGCAGCCAGCGAGCATGGGTCCTGATGGCAACTTTGCTGAGCTGCTTTGCTCCTTCCCCAACATTGGAGAAGCCACTGCTGAa ATTTGTGTCAGATCATGGCATGGAGGGCTACAATGCTGTCTGCCAGCGCAAGATCTTGACAGCAGCACAGTTCACAGAGGCAGATGCTACAGTCTCTCGGGCCTACCCTCCCACTCAGCTGGAGTGGATTGCGAAccagaggaaggggaagatggTGCTGGATGTTCATACCTTTAATG AGGAGAAGTTCTCAGCTGAGGTGGAGTCCTGGATGACTGGGGAGCAGTATGCAGGCTGGGTCCTGAGTGCAAG GGGCTGTGATAAGAAGTCTCGAGGGTGGTCTATCTCCATGTTTACTGGCAACACATGGCAGGACCTGCTGGGCTGTGACTTTGTGCTGGACCTCATTGGAGAGATGGAGGAGCCCAGCAGCCCCTCTCAGTCCTCAGCTGAGTACCCCATCACTcgtgaaagggacagaagcttCCTCCAGAACTCTGACCTGGCTTT AatccctcctgctccaggcaTCCAGGCACCTACCTTCCCACCACCTAGCATGCCTCCAGAATTCAACAGTCTCCATCCAG ATCCAAGATTCAGAGATGACCTGAGGACCCCTGTAGGCTTGGATCACTACGTGGATGATCTCTTCAGCACTGTCCTGCAGCAAGGCTCCAGATCGCTA GATATGGAGAACAgggagattctgactggacGCATGAAAGGAGGTGGGAAGATTGGACCCACACAGAGAGGAatctttccttctgcag GCTTTTCTGGAGTGACCCAAACACCAGTTTACCAGCCCATGCCTTCCATGATGGGGATGCCAGCAGCCATGCCTATgatgccagcagctgctgggattGCACCTATGCCAG CCATAGTTATGCCCCAGCCTGTGGTTCCATCTGTAGATCCCAATCAGTTAGCAGCACAACAGCAAGCCTTTATCAACCAGCAAGCAATGCTCATG GCCCAGCAGATGACCCTTCAAGCCATGAGCATttcccaacagcagcagcaacagcagcagtggcGTCAGTCTCTTGAGAAATCAAGGCCAAGAATCTCAAGTTCACCACAAGCCCAAGCCCCAGATccagcctcagccccagccccagccactTTCCCAAAACCTAAGAAGCCTCCCAGCAGCCAAAATGCTGCTCCACCACCAAAGGCTCCGGAGCCACCAGCTAAGGCAGAAGAACTG GTTTGTGACTACATGGAAGACCAGTTCTCCAGCAGTGAAGATGATGACTATCCTCGGGAAACCTTCCAGCAGAAAAGAGACTATTTTCAGAAAATGG GAGAGCAACAGATCCGTGTGAAGAAAGTCAGTCCTTCCAAAACCTGGACCCCTCCAGCAAATCCCCAGCCAAagcagaaggagaaggaagaggagcaggagaagaggaaagaagagaagccTGGCCCTAAAACAGAGGCAG AGCCAAAGCCAAAAATCCAGACACCAAAAGTAAAGAAGGAGCCACCAGTAGTGAAGGCTTCTGGCCGTGAGTTGCGGCCTGCACCCAGCCGGGAGATCCGCAACATCATCAGAATGTACCAGAGCCGGCCAGCCCCGGAGCCCCAGCCCATTGAGCCTGTCAG GAGAgtatctaagccatttatgaAGAAGAACGACCCCAAAAATGAGGCTCTGGCCAAGCTGGGAATGATGAACCTCCCATCTCCCAAATCA CCATCTCCACTGCCACAAGAGAAGAGACCACCTCCACCTCCCAAGCCCAAGCCTGGCTCAGCTTCCAGCTCTATCAAGGAGAAGCAGTTGCCTCTCCTCTCTGTCTTCAGCCAGGGGAGTACCCCACCAGGTTCCCAggcccctcctgctccccctcttcccccaccATTGCCTTCTCCTCTCTTGCCTGAGAACCCAGGCTGGCAGGAATCCACAGGGAAGA ACTCTGCTGTAACAGTATCAGAAGATGATGGTATCAAGACTCAGCTGTACAAGCTCACCAGCAGTGTCAGCTTTTCATATGTCAAGCCAGCCTGGAAAATCTTTCTGCGCAAAGAG GTGTTTTACCCCAAAGAAAACTTCAGTCACCCTTACTGTCTGAACCTGCTGTGTGAACAG ATCATACGTGACACCTTCTCTGATTCCTGTTTTCGCATCTCCAGGGAAGAGAAGCGCAAGATGAAAGATCTGCTGA TGGAGTTCCAGGTTGGCAATGATGTCCAGTCCATTCAGGAGGATGGGATAAAAAAGAGGATTGTACTGGCTGCTCGGGATAACTGGGCTAACTATTTCTCCCGCCTTTTCCCAGTTCAT GGTGAAAATGGAAGTGATGTCCAGATCCTAGGTGTTTCTCACCGGGGCATACGGTTGCTGAAGTTGATGAAAGCAGCTGGCTATAATCCTGAGCACCTGAAGATTCTTTGCAGCTACTG CTTTGCAGATGTGATGTCAGTGGAACTGAAGGGCAGCAATACCCTGGTGTTCTCTCTGAAGACAGAGCAGCTCTTCTTGCACTCTCCAAAGGCTGCGCACATCAAGGCCTTGGTGGAACAATTCATGCAGGAGCTGAGGCAG GATACCAACTATGTCATTGCTCTGCGCAGCTACATTGTGGATGACAAGAGCCTTCTTAGCTTCAAGAAGGGTGACCTCATTGAGTTACTGCCCATGCAAGGCATGGAGCCAG GCTGGCAGTTTGGCTCCACCGGCGGCCGCTGTGGTATTTTTCCTACCAGCCTGGTGCAattggctgcagcacctgattACCTCAGCACCAGCATGGACAGACATGGAGGGCTGTGGAAGAGCATGAAGTATTCCTCAGAGAGCAGGAACACCAGCAGGGAG AGTTCTGCTCCTAGCCTAGCATCAGAACCTGACAGCATCATGTTAGTTGCTGCTGGTGATCGTTATACCATGCTTGACTTTGCCACAACCTACTTCCGAGAGGCTCAGTCCAT GCAGGGACTGAAGGGGATGGCTGCTGAAAAGAAGAGTATAACTGACCTGGTCCAGCACACCAAG GTCCCAATCCAGGAATCTTTGCTCCAGTACTCTGATAGAGAGctcagtgagcttgctgcaaaGAACTTCAAGA CTCTGATGCGGTTCATGGGAGATCAAGCAAAACTCAAGAACCAGAATGAGGTTGAATGTATCTATGAAATCCTTCAG CTGTGCAAGGAGAAGGAGAGCTTGCATGATGAGGTCTACTGCCAGGCCATCAAACAGGTCACCCACAACCCTAACCA GGAGAGCGTGCTGCGTGGTTGGTTGCTCCTAAACCTGCTAACTGGGTACTTCCTCCCTTCCAACATCCTGATGCCCTATGCCATGAAGTTTCTGCAGCTAGCCAGCAGTGATCCATCTAGCACACACCATG AAATAGCCAAGATCTGTCAGAGCAACCTGCGGAAAAATTTCATGTACGGGGGCCGTCGCCACCTTCCATTCCCTGTGGAGATGGAGGCATTGCTG AAGGGGCGCGGTGCCCGCCGGCTGGTGGTCCTGCTGCCTGGAGGTGTGGAATACCTCACCAGGATCAAGACATTCACT GTGGCCAAGGAGCTCTTGCAGGAGATCTGTGAGCAGATGGGGGCAGGTGAACAGGAAGAGATACAAGAATTTGTTCTTTTTGCCAGCAGGAGTGACAACAATAATCTCG ATAAAATGGTGAGGCCGATAAGACTGGAGGAGTATCTTCATGATTACCTGCTGGAGGACAGTTTGGTCACTGTGACTTTACGCAGGCTCCTCTGGAGGACACCTCTGCACTTTGAGAACAACATTTATACAGATGTCCATTATGGACAG ATGCAGTGGGATTACCTGAATGGGAGGATGCTTTTGAGCTGTAGTAAAGAAATGGAGATGCAGGTGGGCATTTTGACAATGCTCCAGCACTGGGCCAAACCAGAGCAGCAGAACTCTGTTCTCTCCAG ggaagagctgaaggAATACACACCAAAGACCCTGCAGTCCTACATCAGTCCGGAGGTTCTGCAAAACCAAGTTGACATGCTGCTGAGAACCAGGCAGCCCCTCCCGCCAGTGGATGCAAAAATCCAGTTCATAG AACATGTGATGAAATTGCCTTTCTTTGGCTATACCATCTACTTTGTCGAGAGAGTCAGCGATGACACAATCTCTGTGCCCTGTTTCTTTGGCGTGAATAAAGAGGAGATCATTGTGGTAGATAAGACCAGCCAG GCAGTCTCCTGCGTCATTCCActgaaagagctgcagaagatgCGAACTCTGAGGCCTCTCTCCGATGGTGGGCTTCCTGGCTTAGAACTGAACTATGGCTCAGCTGCTAGCCCCAAGACTATGTGGCTTGAACTGTCACAG GCTAAAGAAATGTATCACACAATTGTTGTCATCCTGGATAAAACAGAGTTGCATCACTACAGCCTAAGAGGAGAATGA
- the MYO15B gene encoding myosin XVB isoform X2: MDVGLLEIPAELAALLQVAEGQYRAQANQITEALSPEIKVKDDLSLPPTINSYPFSSFIKSYFQKTDFPPPGQPLQHPLTHLDPEYQESALEINKLILRFIGDRNLHRWQEVLLGNYIAGKGLNNVALRNEIFSQVVAQTWKNPDMECSQRAWVLMATLLSCFAPSPTLEKPLLKFVSDHGMEGYNAVCQRKILTAAQFTEADATVSRAYPPTQLEWIANQRKGKMVLDVHTFNEEKFSAEVESWMTGEQYAGWVLSARGCDKKSRGWSISMFTGNTWQDLLGCDFVLDLIGEMEEPSSPSQSSAEYPITRERDRSFLQNSDLALIPPAPGIQAPTFPPPSMPPEFNSLHPDPRFRDDLRTPVGLDHYVDDLFSTVLQQGSRSLDMENREILTGRMKGGGKIGPTQRGIFPSAGFSGVTQTPVYQPMPSMMGMPAAMPMMPAAAGIAPMPDPNQLAAQQQAFINQQAMLMAQQMTLQAMSISQQQQQQQQWRQSLEKSRPRISSSPQAQAPDPASAPAPATFPKPKKPPSSQNAAPPPKAPEPPAKAEELVCDYMEDQFSSSEDDDYPRETFQQKRDYFQKMGEQQIRVKKVSPSKTWTPPANPQPKQKEKEEEQEKRKEEKPGPKTEAEPKPKIQTPKVKKEPPVVKASGRELRPAPSREIRNIIRMYQSRPAPEPQPIEPVRRVSKPFMKKNDPKNEALAKLGMMNLPSPKSPSPLPQEKRPPPPPKPKPGSASSSIKEKQLPLLSVFSQGSTPPGSQAPPAPPLPPPLPSPLLPENPGWQESTGKNSAVTVSEDDGIKTQLYKLTSSVSFSYVKPAWKIFLRKEVFYPKENFSHPYCLNLLCEQIIRDTFSDSCFRISREEKRKMKDLLMEFQVGNDVQSIQEDGIKKRIVLAARDNWANYFSRLFPVHGENGSDVQILGVSHRGIRLLKLMKAAGYNPEHLKILCSYCFADVMSVELKGSNTLVFSLKTEQLFLHSPKAAHIKALVEQFMQELRQDTNYVIALRSYIVDDKSLLSFKKGDLIELLPMQGMEPGWQFGSTGGRCGIFPTSLVQLAAAPDYLSTSMDRHGGLWKSMKYSSESRNTSRESSAPSLASEPDSIMLVAAGDRYTMLDFATTYFREAQSMQGLKGMAAEKKSITDLVQHTKVPIQESLLQYSDRELSELAAKNFKTLMRFMGDQAKLKNQNEVECIYEILQLCKEKESLHDEVYCQAIKQVTHNPNQESVLRGWLLLNLLTGYFLPSNILMPYAMKFLQLASSDPSSTHHEIAKICQSNLRKNFMYGGRRHLPFPVEMEALLKGRGARRLVVLLPGGVEYLTRIKTFTVAKELLQEICEQMGAGEQEEIQEFVLFASRSDNNNLDKMVRPIRLEEYLHDYLLEDSLVTVTLRRLLWRTPLHFENNIYTDVHYGQMQWDYLNGRMLLSCSKEMEMQVGILTMLQHWAKPEQQNSVLSREELKEYTPKTLQSYISPEVLQNQVDMLLRTRQPLPPVDAKIQFIEHVMKLPFFGYTIYFVERVSDDTISVPCFFGVNKEEIIVVDKTSQAVSCVIPLKELQKMRTLRPLSDGGLPGLELNYGSAASPKTMWLELSQAKEMYHTIVVILDKTELHHYSLRGE; the protein is encoded by the exons ATG GATGTGGGGCTTCTGGAGATCCCTGCAGAGCTTGCTGCCCTCCTGCAGGTAGCTGAAG GTCAGTACCGAGCACAAGCCAACCAGATAACTGAGGCATTGTCTCCTGAAATCAAGGTCAAAGATGATCTTTCTCTCCCACCAACCATCAACAGCtatcctttctcctccttcattAAGTCATACTTCCAG aAGACAGATTTCCCACCCCCTggccagcccctgcagcaccccttAACCCATCTGGATCCTGAGTATCAGGAGAGTGCGCTTGAGATCAACAAACTG ATTTTGCGGTTCATTGGTGACAGGAATCTCCATCGCTGGCAGGAGGTGCTTCTGGGCAACTACATTGCTGGGAAAGGTTTGAATAATGTGGCTCTGCGCAATGAAATCTTCAGTCAGGTGGTTGCCCAGACATGGAAAAACCCAGACATGGAGTGCAGCCAGCGAGCATGGGTCCTGATGGCAACTTTGCTGAGCTGCTTTGCTCCTTCCCCAACATTGGAGAAGCCACTGCTGAa ATTTGTGTCAGATCATGGCATGGAGGGCTACAATGCTGTCTGCCAGCGCAAGATCTTGACAGCAGCACAGTTCACAGAGGCAGATGCTACAGTCTCTCGGGCCTACCCTCCCACTCAGCTGGAGTGGATTGCGAAccagaggaaggggaagatggTGCTGGATGTTCATACCTTTAATG AGGAGAAGTTCTCAGCTGAGGTGGAGTCCTGGATGACTGGGGAGCAGTATGCAGGCTGGGTCCTGAGTGCAAG GGGCTGTGATAAGAAGTCTCGAGGGTGGTCTATCTCCATGTTTACTGGCAACACATGGCAGGACCTGCTGGGCTGTGACTTTGTGCTGGACCTCATTGGAGAGATGGAGGAGCCCAGCAGCCCCTCTCAGTCCTCAGCTGAGTACCCCATCACTcgtgaaagggacagaagcttCCTCCAGAACTCTGACCTGGCTTT AatccctcctgctccaggcaTCCAGGCACCTACCTTCCCACCACCTAGCATGCCTCCAGAATTCAACAGTCTCCATCCAG ATCCAAGATTCAGAGATGACCTGAGGACCCCTGTAGGCTTGGATCACTACGTGGATGATCTCTTCAGCACTGTCCTGCAGCAAGGCTCCAGATCGCTA GATATGGAGAACAgggagattctgactggacGCATGAAAGGAGGTGGGAAGATTGGACCCACACAGAGAGGAatctttccttctgcag GCTTTTCTGGAGTGACCCAAACACCAGTTTACCAGCCCATGCCTTCCATGATGGGGATGCCAGCAGCCATGCCTATgatgccagcagctgctgggattGCACCTATGCCAG ATCCCAATCAGTTAGCAGCACAACAGCAAGCCTTTATCAACCAGCAAGCAATGCTCATG GCCCAGCAGATGACCCTTCAAGCCATGAGCATttcccaacagcagcagcaacagcagcagtggcGTCAGTCTCTTGAGAAATCAAGGCCAAGAATCTCAAGTTCACCACAAGCCCAAGCCCCAGATccagcctcagccccagccccagccactTTCCCAAAACCTAAGAAGCCTCCCAGCAGCCAAAATGCTGCTCCACCACCAAAGGCTCCGGAGCCACCAGCTAAGGCAGAAGAACTG GTTTGTGACTACATGGAAGACCAGTTCTCCAGCAGTGAAGATGATGACTATCCTCGGGAAACCTTCCAGCAGAAAAGAGACTATTTTCAGAAAATGG GAGAGCAACAGATCCGTGTGAAGAAAGTCAGTCCTTCCAAAACCTGGACCCCTCCAGCAAATCCCCAGCCAAagcagaaggagaaggaagaggagcaggagaagaggaaagaagagaagccTGGCCCTAAAACAGAGGCAG AGCCAAAGCCAAAAATCCAGACACCAAAAGTAAAGAAGGAGCCACCAGTAGTGAAGGCTTCTGGCCGTGAGTTGCGGCCTGCACCCAGCCGGGAGATCCGCAACATCATCAGAATGTACCAGAGCCGGCCAGCCCCGGAGCCCCAGCCCATTGAGCCTGTCAG GAGAgtatctaagccatttatgaAGAAGAACGACCCCAAAAATGAGGCTCTGGCCAAGCTGGGAATGATGAACCTCCCATCTCCCAAATCA CCATCTCCACTGCCACAAGAGAAGAGACCACCTCCACCTCCCAAGCCCAAGCCTGGCTCAGCTTCCAGCTCTATCAAGGAGAAGCAGTTGCCTCTCCTCTCTGTCTTCAGCCAGGGGAGTACCCCACCAGGTTCCCAggcccctcctgctccccctcttcccccaccATTGCCTTCTCCTCTCTTGCCTGAGAACCCAGGCTGGCAGGAATCCACAGGGAAGA ACTCTGCTGTAACAGTATCAGAAGATGATGGTATCAAGACTCAGCTGTACAAGCTCACCAGCAGTGTCAGCTTTTCATATGTCAAGCCAGCCTGGAAAATCTTTCTGCGCAAAGAG GTGTTTTACCCCAAAGAAAACTTCAGTCACCCTTACTGTCTGAACCTGCTGTGTGAACAG ATCATACGTGACACCTTCTCTGATTCCTGTTTTCGCATCTCCAGGGAAGAGAAGCGCAAGATGAAAGATCTGCTGA TGGAGTTCCAGGTTGGCAATGATGTCCAGTCCATTCAGGAGGATGGGATAAAAAAGAGGATTGTACTGGCTGCTCGGGATAACTGGGCTAACTATTTCTCCCGCCTTTTCCCAGTTCAT GGTGAAAATGGAAGTGATGTCCAGATCCTAGGTGTTTCTCACCGGGGCATACGGTTGCTGAAGTTGATGAAAGCAGCTGGCTATAATCCTGAGCACCTGAAGATTCTTTGCAGCTACTG CTTTGCAGATGTGATGTCAGTGGAACTGAAGGGCAGCAATACCCTGGTGTTCTCTCTGAAGACAGAGCAGCTCTTCTTGCACTCTCCAAAGGCTGCGCACATCAAGGCCTTGGTGGAACAATTCATGCAGGAGCTGAGGCAG GATACCAACTATGTCATTGCTCTGCGCAGCTACATTGTGGATGACAAGAGCCTTCTTAGCTTCAAGAAGGGTGACCTCATTGAGTTACTGCCCATGCAAGGCATGGAGCCAG GCTGGCAGTTTGGCTCCACCGGCGGCCGCTGTGGTATTTTTCCTACCAGCCTGGTGCAattggctgcagcacctgattACCTCAGCACCAGCATGGACAGACATGGAGGGCTGTGGAAGAGCATGAAGTATTCCTCAGAGAGCAGGAACACCAGCAGGGAG AGTTCTGCTCCTAGCCTAGCATCAGAACCTGACAGCATCATGTTAGTTGCTGCTGGTGATCGTTATACCATGCTTGACTTTGCCACAACCTACTTCCGAGAGGCTCAGTCCAT GCAGGGACTGAAGGGGATGGCTGCTGAAAAGAAGAGTATAACTGACCTGGTCCAGCACACCAAG GTCCCAATCCAGGAATCTTTGCTCCAGTACTCTGATAGAGAGctcagtgagcttgctgcaaaGAACTTCAAGA CTCTGATGCGGTTCATGGGAGATCAAGCAAAACTCAAGAACCAGAATGAGGTTGAATGTATCTATGAAATCCTTCAG CTGTGCAAGGAGAAGGAGAGCTTGCATGATGAGGTCTACTGCCAGGCCATCAAACAGGTCACCCACAACCCTAACCA GGAGAGCGTGCTGCGTGGTTGGTTGCTCCTAAACCTGCTAACTGGGTACTTCCTCCCTTCCAACATCCTGATGCCCTATGCCATGAAGTTTCTGCAGCTAGCCAGCAGTGATCCATCTAGCACACACCATG AAATAGCCAAGATCTGTCAGAGCAACCTGCGGAAAAATTTCATGTACGGGGGCCGTCGCCACCTTCCATTCCCTGTGGAGATGGAGGCATTGCTG AAGGGGCGCGGTGCCCGCCGGCTGGTGGTCCTGCTGCCTGGAGGTGTGGAATACCTCACCAGGATCAAGACATTCACT GTGGCCAAGGAGCTCTTGCAGGAGATCTGTGAGCAGATGGGGGCAGGTGAACAGGAAGAGATACAAGAATTTGTTCTTTTTGCCAGCAGGAGTGACAACAATAATCTCG ATAAAATGGTGAGGCCGATAAGACTGGAGGAGTATCTTCATGATTACCTGCTGGAGGACAGTTTGGTCACTGTGACTTTACGCAGGCTCCTCTGGAGGACACCTCTGCACTTTGAGAACAACATTTATACAGATGTCCATTATGGACAG ATGCAGTGGGATTACCTGAATGGGAGGATGCTTTTGAGCTGTAGTAAAGAAATGGAGATGCAGGTGGGCATTTTGACAATGCTCCAGCACTGGGCCAAACCAGAGCAGCAGAACTCTGTTCTCTCCAG ggaagagctgaaggAATACACACCAAAGACCCTGCAGTCCTACATCAGTCCGGAGGTTCTGCAAAACCAAGTTGACATGCTGCTGAGAACCAGGCAGCCCCTCCCGCCAGTGGATGCAAAAATCCAGTTCATAG AACATGTGATGAAATTGCCTTTCTTTGGCTATACCATCTACTTTGTCGAGAGAGTCAGCGATGACACAATCTCTGTGCCCTGTTTCTTTGGCGTGAATAAAGAGGAGATCATTGTGGTAGATAAGACCAGCCAG GCAGTCTCCTGCGTCATTCCActgaaagagctgcagaagatgCGAACTCTGAGGCCTCTCTCCGATGGTGGGCTTCCTGGCTTAGAACTGAACTATGGCTCAGCTGCTAGCCCCAAGACTATGTGGCTTGAACTGTCACAG GCTAAAGAAATGTATCACACAATTGTTGTCATCCTGGATAAAACAGAGTTGCATCACTACAGCCTAAGAGGAGAATGA